A genomic stretch from Empedobacter stercoris includes:
- a CDS encoding 3-ketoacyl-ACP reductase, translating into MQDLKGKKALVTGGSRGLGKAIALALAKEGVDVAITGRNKNKLEETVTEIKNFGVKSDYSIFDVAEKNEVKTQLEKLITSFGAFDILINNAGIAAFGSFLEMEENDWEEIVRTNLFGPYYVSKTVVPSMVELGSGDIINVSSTAGLKGNAVTSAYSASKAGLIGLSESLMFELRKKNIRVTTLTPSTIASEMSKDVLKITDGNPETVLQPEDFAQLIVDLLKLDKRAMLASASLWSTNP; encoded by the coding sequence ATGCAAGATTTAAAAGGTAAAAAAGCCTTAGTTACTGGCGGTAGTAGAGGATTAGGAAAAGCAATTGCTTTGGCATTGGCGAAAGAAGGAGTAGATGTAGCAATTACGGGAAGAAATAAAAATAAATTAGAAGAAACCGTTACTGAAATCAAAAATTTTGGTGTAAAATCTGATTATTCAATTTTTGATGTTGCAGAAAAAAATGAAGTAAAAACACAATTAGAAAAATTAATTACATCATTTGGTGCATTTGATATTTTGATCAATAATGCTGGAATTGCAGCTTTCGGTAGTTTTTTAGAGATGGAAGAAAACGATTGGGAAGAGATTGTTCGTACAAATCTATTTGGACCTTATTACGTTTCCAAAACAGTAGTTCCTTCAATGGTCGAATTAGGAAGTGGGGATATTATCAATGTTTCTTCAACTGCTGGTTTAAAAGGAAACGCTGTAACTTCTGCTTATTCAGCATCTAAAGCGGGATTAATTGGTTTGTCTGAGTCGTTGATGTTCGAATTGAGAAAGAAAAATATTCGCGTTACAACTTTAACGCCAAGTACCATTGCATCTGAAATGTCAAAAGATGTTTTAAAAATTACAGATGGTAACCCAGAGACTGTTCTTCAACCAGAAGATTTTGCTCAGTTAATTGTCGATTTATTAAAATTAGACAAACGTGCAATGTTAGCATCAGCTTCTTTGTGGTCAACAAATCCTTAA
- a CDS encoding DUF1294 domain-containing protein, which yields MTTFLIIALLTINAIAFLLFKIDKRNSILGKRRVSEWTLCLITLIGGTIGSLMSMQIYRHKTRKKSFIFKIILIAVLQCSALIFLMDRI from the coding sequence ATGACTACTTTTTTAATTATTGCTTTACTTACAATTAACGCCATAGCGTTTCTTCTATTCAAAATAGATAAAAGAAACTCAATTTTAGGAAAACGAAGAGTTTCCGAATGGACGCTTTGTTTAATTACATTAATTGGTGGAACCATAGGCTCATTAATGTCTATGCAAATTTATCGTCACAAAACAAGAAAAAAATCTTTTATTTTTAAAATAATCCTTATTGCAGTTCTACAATGTAGTGCTTTGATATTTCTAATGGATCGTATTTAA
- the arfB gene encoding alternative ribosome rescue aminoacyl-tRNA hydrolase ArfB, with protein sequence MKDFTSEINYKTARSSGAGGQHVNKVETMVLAKWHVFESQFFSDEEKAMISEKLKNKINAEGYLQLSSQQSRSQLDNKEKVTKNMMELVEKSLIIPKFRRKTKPTKASQQKRLNQKKQLAEKKDSRRFRY encoded by the coding sequence ATGAAAGATTTTACTTCTGAAATTAATTATAAAACTGCAAGGAGTAGTGGAGCTGGAGGACAGCATGTAAATAAAGTTGAAACAATGGTTTTAGCTAAATGGCATGTTTTCGAATCTCAATTTTTTTCAGATGAAGAGAAGGCGATGATTTCAGAAAAATTAAAAAATAAAATTAATGCTGAAGGTTATTTACAACTAAGTTCTCAACAGTCACGATCGCAATTAGATAATAAAGAAAAAGTGACAAAGAATATGATGGAATTGGTTGAAAAATCATTGATTATACCGAAGTTTAGAAGGAAAACAAAACCTACGAAAGCTTCTCAACAAAAAAGATTGAATCAAAAGAAACAACTCGCAGAGAAAAAAGACAGTCGTAGGTTTAGGTATTAA
- a CDS encoding aldo/keto reductase, with translation MKKVQLGNTDLEIEPIFFGGNVFGWTLNEEESFRILDAFIDRGFNAIDTANNYSYWVPGNVGTESEKIIGNWLKSRGGRDQLVLATKVGGRNMIQDKPNTTKAHILKEVEESLTRLQTDYIDLYQTHYDDVNTPVEETLSAYNQLVKEGKVRFIGASNFSSERLGESLDKSELYNLPHYKTLQPEYNLYDRQHFEEFLQPIAEKYNLAVIPYYSLASGFLSGKYRNEEDLQKSLRGDGIKKYLNEKGFRILDALETISNRYNISYSAVSLAWLLEQKTVVAPIASATKEQHLDAFVEAVNVKLSHDDVKLLTEASNN, from the coding sequence ATGAAAAAGGTACAATTAGGAAATACAGACTTAGAGATCGAGCCAATTTTTTTTGGAGGAAACGTTTTTGGATGGACATTGAATGAAGAAGAATCATTCCGAATTTTGGATGCTTTCATCGATAGAGGATTTAATGCCATAGATACTGCAAATAATTATTCTTATTGGGTTCCTGGTAATGTTGGAACAGAATCAGAGAAAATAATTGGAAATTGGTTAAAGTCAAGAGGCGGTAGGGATCAGCTTGTTTTGGCAACGAAAGTTGGTGGACGAAATATGATTCAAGATAAACCAAATACAACCAAAGCACATATTCTAAAAGAAGTTGAAGAGTCACTTACTCGTTTACAAACAGATTATATCGATTTGTATCAAACACATTATGATGATGTCAATACACCTGTAGAGGAAACTTTATCAGCCTACAATCAATTAGTAAAAGAAGGAAAGGTTCGCTTCATTGGAGCGTCAAATTTTTCTTCAGAACGTTTGGGTGAATCTCTTGATAAATCAGAGCTTTATAATTTACCTCACTATAAGACGTTGCAGCCTGAATACAATTTGTATGATCGTCAACATTTCGAAGAGTTTTTGCAACCAATTGCTGAAAAATATAATTTAGCGGTAATACCTTATTATAGTTTAGCAAGCGGGTTCTTGTCTGGAAAATATAGAAACGAAGAGGATTTGCAAAAAAGTTTGAGAGGTGATGGAATAAAGAAGTATCTAAATGAAAAAGGTTTTCGAATTTTAGATGCATTAGAAACAATTTCTAATCGATACAATATCTCATATTCGGCAGTTTCGTTAGCTTGGTTATTAGAACAAAAAACGGTTGTTGCGCCAATTGCAAGTGCTACAAAAGAGCAACATCTTGATGCTTTTGTTGAAGCTGTTAATGTGAAATTATCTCATGATGATGTAAAACTTTTAACAGAGGCAAGTAATAATTAA